The proteins below are encoded in one region of Festucalex cinctus isolate MCC-2025b chromosome 2, RoL_Fcin_1.0, whole genome shotgun sequence:
- the LOC144013474 gene encoding FERM and PDZ domain-containing protein 4-like isoform X5 produces the protein MNCNRESQNCLNNQVSQSSSLEEVHLDALPPVPRLVEMTRDPVLGFGFVAGSEKPVVVRSVTPGGPSEGKLLPGDEIIMINDESVSSAPRERVIDLVRSCKEFILLTVVQPYPSPKSAFISAAKKAMLKSNPVKVRFAEEVIINGQVPNPVKDNSLLFMPNVLKVYLENGQTKSFRFDSSTSIKDVLLTLQEKLSIKCIEHFSLMLEERMEGSGNRLLLLHEQEMLAQVTRKPGCDKMKCFFRISFMPRDPVDLLRRDAVAFEYLYVQSCNDVVLERFGSELKYDAALRLAALQMYILTLTTKQSQKVSLKYIQKEWGLSLFLPPAVLTSTKEKNIQKALTHILKTNQNLVPPGKKLTALQAKVHYLRYLSELQLYGGREFKSILLQGEKQTEVTLLVGPRYGISHVINARTNLVALLADFSHVNRIEILTEDQNNVRLELHVLDVRPITLIMESSDAMNLACLTAGYYRLLVDSRRSIFNVVHYSNSAGDDNSQDRVLEWPYSTSFGDSEELSQSQADLYRDPQYTDNGQRESNLYPYFHQSQNPDRDLQTQSPVPPPLPPSTRHKPHDSPRSAKVSFIFGGDPPLCKPRGLVYEPLQESAEHRPAYLHNTDFGAQDRGSFHFSDLTHVYSNIISEEVGEEPLLRDLFYRDTTDDVEDEDEASCEEDSTGGTPLGDGEAGEGMATAAGKASFLTLSGPTDDIIDLTSLPPPEGDAAVDDDEDDSLLQTLNLAIAAPPPGFRDSSDEDLVPEGKFLSPLDNDDIPVSLIDAIPTQEEGSGEGKRQLENTVVNTLQALEALSVSEQRPPPPRPPHSKNNPGVYASRGFSPQSSSDSGNETNSSEMTELSELAACHRLSESHMRLLVATREGYQPLLEEKTEFPVSPITEGTALKKSRSPQHLRPPAVPPRRSPHLDTQASLQPDCLGGRSQTNLSSSLQRPSSTTPGGKHHKKSADSSRKYNTFSTREGYRGGSSGTIHLEKNQHTSFFDRGGSQRRHDLFLEENPHAQDHNVSSRPSDHQRITRPSSTSGSLLDVATIGECTADNRTVEQDEHLVVASLLSPNKNNRLVGSDQGSDILNDHQPISRQQSVARLCEYHLAKRISNLQGEAHSSLQGSLCSSLDAGGSANSSVCATPTDSPLGPGAMESKHHRLQRHPISSSSSSLLRVLNYEELKPGQSPQTKDFHPHADPVLVRKMLPNIHTPAAGADSGRPSSATPSKHKETITSKKPCLKGSSQKEGSEAYRQLINYLTVSQMHQGGKLHSAGMGGGVKKDTRRYITSNPQLVEMVKNRGSTIPRCQCIPSAFVRPNLVNPNALQLMNKDQRSYHSATLPAKLKRSPDMFTQGPNGRLDVKQANTERRSSFSGLHSELERNGLDPDQFLSLYKRDGYTTTHEGGGTTGRPPPRSRSQPSGGTDDWFSSDPRERHTVLQPSVSCLSGQRADLNNSLLGRAPSAFTRQASTSTMAGISSPSPPLRPQSPPPAVSIEAQANTASSNFGCTQDAIPSTRPNQNHIHAVSPIPSQLDPLSDYSQRGRELKRSSSNVTNSSGSVEVLFEKPSRSQSQQPLSPSVPQQGETKVQRRPTRKRLSKSYSQGSVSSHTTCWSSGTRIDSRRASVAFPLQKDNKQMKGSQKLDTSPWRCNGPFSYCFFKRKSEGEDDESEWDTPRRSRGGSNLDNDCAASLAIFPCGSAVDAAGEQLYGEVLNNMSFGDRLARVNALKDRMYSFPSGFTDVRRDASELIALVRSSIGRCDRGVQFPMQEVSQSKQLLSVESKELGRACRRMAQAHSSPEEMLLAVTCSFQVLCCLCEACMCLVKGLSTTASHQQREVVAKVDEVVMNYICLLKAAEAATVGAPGEHSVKALVRHSSTMSAIANALTRSLKTLLSK, from the exons ATGAACTGCAACAGGGAGAGCCAGAACTGCCTCAACAA CCAAGTGTCCCAGAGCAGCTCCCTGGAGGAGGTTCATCTGGACGCACTCCCACCTGTGCCCCGTTTGGTGGAGATGACACGTGACCCCGTCCTGGGTTTTGGCTTTGTGGCAGGTAGTGAGAAGCCGGTGGTGGTCCGCTCAGTCACGCCAG GTGGCCCATCAGAAGGGAAGCTGTTGCCAGGTGATGAGATCATCATGATCAATGACGAATCTGTCAGTTCAGCTCCAAGAGAACGAGTCATCGATCTTGTCAG GAGCTGCAAAGAATTCATCCTATTGACTGTTGTCCAACCATACCCC TCCCCTAAATCGGCATTCATCAGTGCAGCTAAAAAAGCCATGCTCAAGTCCAATCCGGTCAAAGTGCGCTTTGCCGAGGAGGTCATCATAAACGGCCAGGTTCCA AATCCAGTGAAGGACAACTCTCTATTGTTCATGCCAAATGTCCTGAAGGTCTACCTGGAGAATGGGCAGACAAAGTCTTTCCGCTTTGACAGCAGTACCTCCATCAAG GATGTGCTCCTCACCCTGCAAGAGAAACTATCCATCAAATGCATTGAACATTTCTCCCTCATGTTGGAGGAGAGGATGGAAGGCTCCGGAAACAGACTGCTTTTGCTGCATGAACAAGAGATGCTTGCTCAG GTGACTCGCAAGCCTGGTTGTGATAAGATGAAGTGTTTCTTTCGAATCAGCTTCATGCCCCGTGACCCAGTGGACCTGCTGCGCAGAGATGCTGTGGCATTCGAATACCTCTATGTGCAG AGTTGCAATGATGTGGTGCTGGAGCGGTTTGGCTCAGAACTGAAGTATGACGCTGCGCTGAGACTGGCAGCGCTGCAAATGTACATCCTCACCTTGACAACCAAGCAAAGCCAGAAGGTCTCACTAAAATACATTCA AAAGGAGTGGGGTCTGTCGCTGTTCCTGCCTCCTGCCGTGCTGACCAGCACGAAGGAGAAAAACATCCAAAAAGCTCTGACGCACATCCTCAAAACCAACCAGAACCTTGTGCCTCCTGGGAAAAAA CTGACTGCTTTGCAGGCCAAGGTGCATTACCTAAGGTACCTCAGTGAGCTCCAACTTTATGGCGGGAGAGAGTTTAAATCAATACTTTTG CAGGGTGAAAAACAAACCGAGGTGACGTTGTTAGTGGGTCCTCGTTATGGTATCAGTCATGTCATCAACGCACGGACCAATCTAGTGGCCCTCTTGGCCGACTTCAGCCACGTGAACCGAATTGAAATCCTTACTGAGGATCAAAACAACGTCCGGTTGGAGCTTCATGTTCTCGATGTCCGG CCCATCACCCTCATCATGGAATCAAGTGATGCCATGAACCTGGCCTGTCTCACAGCAGGTTACTATCGCCTCCTAGTGGATTCAAGGAGATCTATTTTCAACGTGGTCCACTACAGCAACTCTGCAGGGGATGACAACA GTCAGGATCGTGTCCTTGAGTGGCCATACAGCACGTCTTTTGGGGACAGCGAGGAGCTATCACAGAGCCAGGCGGACCTCTACAGGGACCCTCAATACACAGACAATGGGCAGAGAGAAAGCAACCTCTATCCCTACTTCCATCAATCCCAAAACCCAGACAGAGATCTTCAGACCCAAAGTCCGGTGCCACCTCCTCTTCCCCCCTCGACCAGACACAAACCTCATGACTCACCTCGTAGTGCCAAagtgtcatttatttttggaGGAGACCCACCCTTGTGCAAGCCCCGAGGTTTGGTCTATGAACCGCTTCAGGAGAGTGCTGAGCACAGACCAGCCTACTTGCACAATACCGACTTTGGGGCACAGGACAGGGGGTCGTTTCACTTCAGTGATCTGACACATGTCTATAGCAACATAATAAGTGAGGAAGTGGGTGAGGAGCCACTATTAAGAGACCTTTTTTATCGTGACACAACAGATGATGTGGAGGATGAAGACGAGGCTTCTTGTGAAGAAGACTCCACTGGAGGAACGCCACTGGGTGACGGAGAAGCGGGCGAGGGCATGGCGACCGCAGCCGGCAAAGCTTCATTTCTCACGCTTTCCGGGCCTACCGATGACATCATTGACCTCACATCGCTACCTCCACCTGAGGGGGATGCCGCGGTTGATGACGATGAAGACGACTCGCTGCTGCAGACGCTTAACCTGGCAATTGCGGCCCCGCCTCCAGGCTTTCGTGACAGTTCAGATGAGGACCTGGTGCCTGAGGGGAAGTTTCTGAGCCCGCTGGACAATGATGATATTCCAGTTTCATTAATTGATGCAATACCGACTCAAGAGGAGGGAAGTGGGGAGGGCAAGAGGCAGCTGGAGAACACAGTTGTAAACACTCTTCAGGCACTTGAAGCTTTGTCTGTCTCTGAACAGAGGCCTCCACCGCCTCGTCCACCACACAGCAAGAACAATCCAG GTGTTTACGCATCTCGAGGCTTCAGCCCACAGTCTTCATCAGACTCCGGAAATGAGACAAACTCCTCAGAAATGACAGAACTCTCGGAGCTGGCTGCTTGCCATCGACTCAGCGAGAGCCACATGCGCCTGCTGGTGGCCACGAGGGAGGGCTACCAGCCTTTGCTTGAGGAGAAAACAGAGTTCCCGGTTTCACCCATCACTGAAGGAACAGCCCTAAAGAAGTCCCGGAGTCCACAGCACCTCCGACCACCTGCTGTCCCGCCAAGACGGAGCCCACATTTGGACACACAAGCATCATTGCAGCCGGACTGCCTGGGAGGGAGGTCTCAGACAAACCTCTCCTCTAGTCTTCAGCGGCCAAGCTCCACAACGCCAGGAGGTAAGCATCACAAAAAGTCTGCAGACTCAAGCAGGAAGTACAACACCTTTAGCACAAGGGAAGGGTACCGGGGTGGCAGTAGTGGAACCATTCATCTGGAGAAAAATCAGCATACTTCATTCTTTGATCGAGGAGGAAGCCAAAGAAGACATGACTTGTTTTTGGAGGAAAACCCTCATGCTCAGGACCACAATGTGAGCAGCCGCCCCAGTGACCATCAAAGAATTACTCGCCCTTCCTCGACATCTGGTAGCCTTTTAGATGTTGCTACAATAGGGGAGTGTACTGCAGATAATAGAACTGTCGAGCAAGATGAACATCTTGTAGTAGCGTCGTTGCTGTccccaaataaaaacaacagactGGTGGGTTCTGACCAAGGATCAGATATACTGAATGACCATCAGCCTATTTCAAGACAGCAAAGTGTTGCACGTTTGTGTGAATACCATCTTGCAAAAAGGATTTCCAACTTACAAGGTGAAGCCCACAGTTCTCTACAGGGTTCCCTTTGCTCATCACTGGATGCTGGGGGCAGTGCAAACAGCAGCGTCTGTGCCACACCGACCGACTCACCACTTGGTCCGGGGGCGATGGAGTCAAAACACCATCGCCTACAGAGACACCCAATCTCCAGTTCCTCTTCGTCTTTACTCCGGGTCTTAAACTATGAAGAACTTAAGCCTGGACAGAGCCCCCAAACAAAGGATTTTCACCCTCATGCAGACCCTGTCCTTGTTCGAAAAATGCTGCCTAACATTCACACTCCTGCTGCTGGTGCTGACTCTGGTCGTCCCTCCTCAGCCACACCCTCTAAACACAAAGAGACAATTACAAGCAAAAAGCCCTGTTTGAAAGGGTCGAGCCAAAAAGAAGGCAGTGAGGCATACAGGCAATTGATCAACTACCTAACTGTAAGCCAAATGCACCAAGGCGGAAAGCTACACAGTGCAGGCATGGGGGGCGGTGTAAAAAAAGACACTCGACGCTACATCACAAGCAACCCTCAGCTTGTCGAAATGGTCAAGAATCGAGGGAGTACAATCCCTCGATGCCAATGTATTCCATCCGCTTTTGTTCGCCCGAATTTGGTAAACCCAAATGCATTGCAGCTGATGAATAAAGATCAAAGGTCATACCACTCTGCCACACTTCCTGCCAAACTGAAACGAAGCCCTGACATGTTCACTCAGGGCCCAAATGGTAGGTTAGATGTCAAGCAGGCAAATACGGAGAGAAGAAGCTCCTTCTCAGGACTACATAGTGAGCTTGAGAGGAACGGTCTGGACCCAGATCAGTTCCTGTCCCTGTATAAGAGAGATGGCTATACTACTACCCATGAGGGTGGGGGGACCACTGGCAGGCCTCCACCTCGTTCAAGAAGCCAACCAAGTGGTGGCACAGATGACTGGTTCAGCTCAGACCCAAGAGAAAGGCATACAGTCCTTCAACCTTCGGTCTCCTGTTTAAGTGGTCAACGAGCAGACCTGAACAATTCCTTGCTAGGAAGGGCTCCTTCAGCTTTCACCAGGCAGGCATCTACAAGTACCATGGCTGGCATTTCCTCTCCATCCCCACCACTTCGTCCACAGTCTCCCCCTCCTGCTGTATCAATCGAAGCACAAGCCAACACTGCTTCCAGCAACTTTGGATGCACACAGGATGCCATCCCTTCAACTCGGCCAAATCAGAACCACATACATGCTGTCAGTCCAATCCCGTCACAATTGGATCCTCTAAGTGATTACTCACAAAGGGGCCGGGAGCTAAAACGCAGCTCTAGTAACGTCACTAATAGCTCTGGTAGTGTAGAGGTCCTGTTTGAAAAGCCCAGCCGAAGCCAGAGCCAGCAGCCCTTGTCACCATCTGTGCCCCAGCAAGGGGAAACCAAAGTCCAGAGGAGGCCAACAAGGAAGAGGCTATCCAAGAGTTACTCCCAGGGCTCAGTGTCATCTCACACCACATGCTGGTCATCAGGCACCAGGATAGACAGCAGAAGGGCTTCGGTGGCATTTCCTTTGCAGAAAGACAATAAACAAATGAAGGGTTCTCAAAAACTGGACACCAGTCCATGGAGGTGCAATGGACCTTTCAGCTACTGCTTCTTTAAACGTAAAAGTGAGGGAGAAGATGATGAGAGCGAATGGGACACACCAAGACGAAGTCGCGGTGGGAGTAACCTAGATAACGACTGTGCTGCGTCATTGGCCATCTTTCCCTGTGGCTCAGCGGTGGATGCGGCTGGAGAGCAGCTGTACGGTGAGGTCCTTAACAACATGAGCTTTGGCGATCGCTTGGCTCGGGTCAACGCCCTCAAGGACCGCATGTACAGCTTCCCTTCCGGCTTCACTGACGTCCGGCGTGACGCCAGTGAGCTCATTGCCCTGGTGAGGTCCAGCATAGGCCGCTGTGATCGAGGCGTCCAATTTCCGATGCAGGAAGTGTCTCAGTCCAAGCAACTTCTTTCAGTGGAGTCCAAAGAGTTAGGCCGGGCATGCCGGCGGATGGCGCAGGCGCATAGCAGTCCAGAAGAGATGTTGCTCGCTGTGACGTGCAGTTTTCAGGTGCTCTGTTGCCTTTGTGAAGCTTGCATGTGTCTTGTAAAGGGACTCAGCACAACTGCCTCACACCAACAGAGAGAGGTTGTTGCAAAAGTAGATGAGGTCGTTATGAACTATATCTGTTTACTCAAAGCAGCTGAGGCTGCAACTGTGGGAGCACCAGGCGAACACAGTGTCAAGGCCCTGGTGAGACATTCTAGCACCATGTCAGCCATCGCGAATGCACTCACACGTTCTCTTAAAACGCTGCTTAGCAAGTAG